CATATCTTTGGAGTGGAACTGCCTCCCACATGCTATTTAAGTACTTCCAGTCCTTTGACAGCTGCAAATGAGGTATTGATGTAATAAGAGTGGGGAATGTATGTATCGGGGGACTTGTAGACTTGGATAAGCTTATTCACCCCACTTTGCAAAATAAGAGGAGGTGATTTCACATAAACGATGTGCACAGCTTGTCGGGGTGCGATTCTACGACCATCATCTCACCATCCCCAAGTTGAACCCCAACTGGCAACAACTGATAGCTTTCATAATCATACACATCATTTGCGCATCAAGGCGATGAAGGGTATTACTGTACACAATACTCTGCACCATCACAATTAACCACCTCACAATCAGAGCAACCGAACCAAGATCAAGATGCCACTGTCGAAATGGGTAAAATTCATCGAGGGATTCAGACGGCAGAGCACATGGGTGCAATCGATTGGTTCCCTCTCAGTTGAATCCATAAGGCACCTACTAGGCACACTTCCCACAATAGCCGCATTGATCGTCGCAGGCAGTGTCATCCTCGCTGCTGGTTTCCTTCGCCGTGTGCATATCCAAGGAGGCTGCTCTCACGTCGTGCCCTGCATCCTCACCATCGCTCAGCCACGTTGCCCAGATTTGCCTCACCGGACCGGAGAGAACACTCCCTGCCTCAGGCGCTCGTTTTCGGATCTCGAGTCCACCTCCAGCCGGTCGGACAATCTCGAGCTGACTATCTCCGTAGTCGCCCGCCGTGTCAATAATGTGGCCCAGGAGATGAAAGAAGCCCCTCAGCAAGGATTGATTCTGTGCCTCCCAATCCTTCAACTTGTCTCTCACATTCTGAATCTGCACATTTGCAAAATGGCCTCGGTCGTGGAACGCGAGAATGAAGTTGGGGATCTGGGCAATCCACAGGCGTTGCAGTTCCTCTGCCAGGATATCCTCGTCTTGTCGTTTGGCTGAGCGCGTCTTCAAGTCAAAAACCTGCTCCTGTTTTACTTCTTCTCCTGCGTTCCCCACGTGGAGAATGCTCTCGGAATCGTCAGAGCTCGTCGCTTTGCCCGCGCGGTCTACCTGGAGGCCGCCGAGTAGCTCCAGCAGGTCAGCCTTATTACTCGTCTTTAGTGGTGTCTTGTCCGATTTGATGTAGCCGTCGCCCTCGTATCGCACCATCATGTCGAGACCACAAAACCGATATCCGAGGATGCGCTGATGCGAAATGGATCTTTTCACGTCTGCCTCCCAAGTAGTATACGCTTCTGGGAACGTGTGGCCGTAGCCTCTCACGCCAAGGATCTGCTCCTTTGGTCTATTTTCCCTACGGATAAGATGAACGGTCCCGGCAATAACTTCAACAAGCATCCGGAACGGCCTATCGTCGCCCTGTAGGAACCCAAGCAATTTTCTCAGCGTGCTCGCGCACGCAAACACGTCTACGTGTCGTGGCGTACTATGCATCTGCATAACCGACACGATGGCTGGCTCAATTGGATGCTTAGGGTACGATGCTGCGTTGCGATCTCGATAGAAGATGCCTTTGTCCTCCTGAAGCTGGCGGCGTATAAGAGGAGGAGTCCACAACGGAGGCTTGCCTGGTCGGCAGGTCAGTCGGGAGGTTAACGAGCACAGCGAGTCACGCAGACATGCGCACCTGGGATGAAAATCTTGGGATAGCAATCATCAAGCCAGTTGTACGATGCGATGAATTCAGTGCCGGAAATACCAATGTCGGCCATCTCTGGCGAAGCTTTCTTGTCAAGCATGTCCTTCGGAGAAATGGTCTCGATGTGATCCCCAACCGGAGCATCAGGTGAAGGGACCTTGCTTCTCACCATCCGCTGAGCCGGCTTCACCCAGGCCCAATCACTCACATCACCGGCCCTTCGGCTAACCTCTGCAAAAGACACGCACACCAGGAAACCGCAATGGCTGTTCCGGCATTTGCCTGGACCAACTATCGCGAGAGGAGTCTCCCCAAGGGGTTCTCCCGCTTCGAAAATAAGGTCGCTGCATCTGGATGACGGTTACTGCTGTGTAGGACCTCTCAGTTCTACCTTGCACACCAAATGTGTGAGATTTGACAACAAATCTCGTCGaatgaattgctcggcgggctcactctttttgctaggtgcgctcatgCACCTCCAGGTACCTGGATATCAggctatattataatatattcttatatattttattataagtaaatatattttattataagtaaatatattttattataaataaatatattttattataaataaatatattttattataaataaatatattttattataaataaatatattttattataaataaatatattttattataaataaatatattttattataaataaatatattttattataaattatctcttaaaatatataaaaaaagtttaaatataataaacaCTTACCTACTAAGGGGggtgagcgcacctagcaaaaagagtgagcccgccgagcaattcacctcGAGTAGGTCAAGCGCTGCCAAATCAAGATGTAGGCTGCCTTTTAAGCAATCACTGTGACTGATGAAATGCGGGGGACATTCTGTCTCATGTGATGCAGTGATGTTGGATTCATCGAAGGTATACAATGAGTCAGACGCATGAGGCAAACGGAGGACACCAACCATAATCGAGCTGGCCAACACCGTTTGCAGAATATTGGTCTGACACCCACACCGTATTCACAATTTACCAGGCTGCCAATAGGTTGACCTATGAAACCTCTGCTGCCCCAAGCCTTGTCCCGCCGTTGTGTGACACAAACGCCGACATCTCGGGCACCTAAAACCCAACTGACAAACATTTAAGACGGAGCTGCTGACTGCTCAATCCTAAATCATGCAACCTTTTCTTTACCCGCGTGGTGATTCTCTTTGATAATTATACTTTCTACTTCACAAGCCTTGCTCTTGTCAATCTTCTCCTCAAAATGGCGTCAGGAGAGTTGGCGTCTGGGAGAGCGAAAAAGCTGATAGAGCGGTTTAAGAACAACATTGAGGGGAAAAGCACAATCAGCACCAATCAGGATGCCAATCACTTTCTTGAGGCCACTGACATCTTATGTCGATGCAAAACGCCAGCTTTTTATGTAGAGTCGATCATTTCGAGCGCGAAAGGAGTCGAAACTCTGGGGAGCGTTGTGCGAAGCGATCTCTCCACGGGCTTCATCTCATCTGTCATGACCATGCTGATGAAGCATCTTTCGAATCCCATGGTAAAAACCATCAACAGTGGGCACTTTCTTCAACGCATCTTGTTCGCGGTCCTGTGCCCCCCTACTTTCTGGTCAGCTGTTCTCAAACACCAGCAGAGTACTGGATTTAGTGTGGGTGAAGTTGAGACTTTTGCCTGGCTTTGTTTGGAGATTGTCTCAATGAAGTCTCCCGAACTTGACACACTGTATGGCGACGTTGGGGCTTTGATGGATAGCCAGTCTCTCATCAGAGCAGCCTCACATCCGGTCAGGAAACTGGCCTATCGAATCGAAAAAATCCTCAAACTGCACTCGATTGCGGCTACCGCAACCACAGGTCATGGCCCCGGTGGCCGCCATGACAATGACTTCCTGGACTTTCGCGCAATCTCCATCTATCCGACCGCAGATGAAGTCCGTTCCATGGATGAACCATTTCTGCAACGGTTAGATGATGTGTTCGATGTTCCGCGCGAGTCTCGGTCAGCTACATACCTCTCGTGGCTCTATCGGCTACTGAGAGAAGACATGCTTGCAGATATGAGGGACAATCTTGCCATTGCATGGGGCCAGAGGAAGGGACGGCGGAAACCTCCACGTCTTGGCGGACTGAGCCTCGTAGGAttcggcgacggcagcaagaCGCGTGTTAATCCACTGGCTCTACAGCTGCAATGCGAGGATGGAATCGTATTCCCTCGTTCGATTGACCAGAGAGATCGAAAAACCTTCCTCGAAGGCTCTGGAAAATCGTTCATGAAAAACAACTCTATAGGCGTATTGTGCCGTAACAATGATATCATCGCCTTTGGCTGTCTAATTCGCAATGTCGACCTGCTGCTGAAAAAGACACCCACTGTCGTCATCAAGTTCATCAACGTAGAGGCATTGAAGAACTCATTGGAAGCACTCCTACATCCTATGAAAGGTGAACTCCAATTTCATGTTGTCGATACCGCTACTTTTGCCTATGAGCCCATCTTGCAGCGGTTGAAGGAGATTTACGAAATACCACTTGAAGACATGGTGCTGGATCCAAAATCGGCCACAAGCCTATATCAGCCGCCTGAAAAACTGTCGCAATTATTGAGGCAACTCCGAGCAGCACTTgacaagcaacaagaagTTAACCTGTCCTCCTTCGGCCACATAGGCGGATCTATCCGTGTATCTGGTGCACAGCTGGAATCTCTGATCAACGGTCTGGAAAACTGCGTTGGTCAGATACAAGGTCCGCCAGGCACGGGGAAATCATTCATCGGGGCTCTGATATCGAGAATCATCCTTAAGCTCACCAATTATCGGATTTTGGTGTTGAGCTATACAAACCATGCTCTGGACCAGTTTCTCGAGGACCTATTGGACATCGGAGTATCGGAAAGGGACATGGTGCGGATCGGTTCCAAATCGACAACGAGAACTGAACCTCTTCGGCTTGAAACACTCTGCAAACAGCCAGCATTTCGGTTCTCCTTTGAAGTCAATGCTACCATTCGAAAGTATAAATCAGAAGCCTCTGACGTCAATGAACGGCTCGTTGATGTAGGGGAAAAACTCGCAACCGCCTACGTCGACCCAGATGACATACTTACGCTGCTGGAGTTCTCCGAAGATGCGACACCTTTTTGGCCCGCATTTCAAGTCCCAAAGCAGGATGATGGCTTTGAACTAATGGGCAAGAATAACAAGCCGATTCGAGCAGGTGAAATTCTGGAGTTATGGGTACAGGGGCAAGATTCCGGTGTTGTTCGTGCTCTGCTAGCCTCCATGGACCCAGCATCTCGCTCGGTATGGAGCATCCCCATCAGCTCGCGAACGGAGTTTTTGAATCAGTGGTGCTCCAAAGTACGCCATGACCAGACCCAAGAGTTTGCTAGCCTTGCGGAGATGTCGAGCAGGATTCAGCGAGAAATTGACAGTTTGTACAACGAATCCAAGCGAAAGGTTCTGCGGAGTAAACGTGTTATTGGTTGCACTACTACTGCGGCGGCCATGTACCAATCTATCATCGAGTCAGCGCAGCCTGACATGGTCTTAGTCGAAGAGGCAGGAGAGATTCTAGAAGCTCACATCATCACTGCACTCAGCTCATCGGTGAAACAGCTCGTGCTCATTGGTGACCATAAACAACTTCGCCCCAAGGTAAACAACTATACCCTCACAGTGGAAAAGGGCGAAGGGTTCAACCtcaacatgtccatgttCGAAAGGCTGATACATCAGGGCCACTCATATACTACTCTCCGAGAACAGCATCGCAGCCATCCCGAGATTTCCCACTTTGTCCGTCGCCTGGCCTATGAACATCTTGAAAATAATCCGAAAACCCTCGAGCGTGAAAAAGTCAGAGGACTCAAAGGGAGAGTTATTTTTGTCCATCATGAGCACCAGGAGGAGAAACTTGCTGATGTGGCCGATCGTCAGCTGGGAGAGTCCAAGAAAAACGCGTTCGAGGCTGAAATGGTGCTCAAGATGGTCCGGTACCTAAGCCAGCAAGGATATAAATCCAAGCACATGGTAGTCCTGACGCCGTACTTGGGTCAGCTGTCGTTGTTGAGACAAAAACTCAGTCGTGATCATGACCCCTGGTTGAATGACCTGGACTCATATGAATTGACTCGTGCCGGGCTGATGACACAAGCCGCTGCCAAAGTGAACAAACAGCCGCTGCGGTTGTCCACCATTGGTTTGTCATAAGAAATGGTAACTGCActggtgttgaaagctaacTTTTATAGATAATTACCAAGGCGAGGAGAGCGACATTGTCATCGCGTCTCTCACCAGAAGCAACTCATCTGGAGATATCGGATTCATGGCCGCACCCGAGCGACTGGTGGTTCTCATGTCACGAGCGAGGAATTGCGCCGTGCTATTTGGAAATATGCACACTTTTACAAAGAGTAAAAAGGGCGGCGAGTTGTGGGGAGACTTTTTCCAGGCCCTTAAAGAAAAGGAGTGCTTGTTCGATGGTGTGCCTGTGTATTGTGAGCGACACCCTGATCGAGAGGCACTCCTGAAATCAGCAAATGACTTCGACCAGCATTGCCCTGATGGGGGCTGTTCAGAGCCTTGGTAGGTTATTCTCCGTTTTAGTGTTACAGCATTGATCCCCCCTTTTAACATTTGTTAGTGGCAAGCCGTTGAGCTGTGGGAAGCATGCCTGTGATCTTCGATGCCATCGAGCTATTGATCATTCTCAGTTTCCCTGCAACAAAAGGGTCTCTCATACTTGTGTTCGAGGGCACAAGTCGAAAATCCTCTGCTCAACAAAAGTTGAAGGCTGCAAGTCGTGTGCTCgcgaagatgaagagattCGCCGGCGCGCCGCACAAGACTTGAAGTTAGAGATCATGAGACAAGAAAAACAAGCCGCATATGCTAGTGAACTTCAAAAGATTGGCGATGAGATTGATCACTATGAGCGCGTCTTGGCTTACAAGAGAGAAGAGCAGACGCAACAGGCTCAgctggaagaaaagaaggccaAGCTGAAGGGCTTGAAGGCAGCCCAAGAAAGGAGAGAGGCAGTTGAAAGTTCCAAAAAGGCACAAGCGCGGAAGGACCAACCTAGGACGGGAAACAGCAAGAACTCGGGCTCCAAACTTAAGAGTCAAGCACAGCAAGAATGGGAATGGATGAAAGAGCACGGTGAGCCCAGTAATGAGGCTCTCAACAAACTCATGGACCTAATAGGTCTCGAGACTGTAAAGGAGGAATTCTTGGCTGTCAAGTCCAACATTGATACAAAAATCCGGCAAGAGCTATCGTTGTCCGAGGAAAGACTGAGCTGTTCATTGCTGGGCAATCCGGGGACGGGTAAGATGTGCCCCAAATACATGGCAGATGGCATGGGTGCTAACTCACAATTTCAGGAAAAACAACAGTTGCTCGCCTGTGGGCAGAATTCCTTGCATGTACAGGAGCTCTCCCTggcgatggcttcaaggAAACCTCCGGATCCAAGCTTGCCAATATGGGCGTTTCTGGCTGCGAAAAGCTCTTAGAGGACCTGAAGGACAATGGAGGGGGCGTGTTATTTATTGACGAAGCTTACCAGTTGTCCTCGGGGAACAGTCCCGGCGGCAAGGCAGTATTGGACTATCTCCTTGCCGAGGTAGAGAACCTCCGTGGCAAAGTGTCATTCGTTATTGCGGGCTATGACAAGCAAATGGAAACCTTTTTCGCCCATAATCCTGGGTTTCCCAGCCGATTTCCGATCCAGATGCGATTCAACGACTACTcagacgacgagctgctccAGATCCTCCAACGCCAGGTTGACCGGAAATACAAGGGCAGAATGGCCATTGAAGACGGGCCCGACGGCTTGTATTTCCGAATAGCTGCTCGGCGGATTGGTCGCGGTCGAGGTAAAGAGGGCTTTGGTAATGCTCGTGCTGTAGAGAATGTACTGGCACAGATGGGGAAGAGGCAGTCAACCAGGCTTCGGCAAGCACGCCGGTCCGGTGCCAAGCCTGACGATCATTTTCTCACCAAAGAAGACATCATTGGTCCGGAGCCATCCGCGACGTTGGTCAATTGCAAGGCATGGCAGAGGCTGAATGAAATGATTGGCCTTGCCGAAGTAAAGCAGGAGGTTAGGGTTCTGCTGGACTCACTTACAACAAACTACCAAAGAGAGCTTGAAGAAGAACCCCTCATGTCCTTCTCTCTCAACCGCGTCTTCATCGGGTCTCCCGGAACTGGGAAAACGACAGTGGCTAAGCTTTACGGCAAGATACTAGCATCACTGGGCATGTTGTCGAACGGTGAGGTAGTTGTCAAGACGCCGGCCGACTTCATTGGGTCTGTGCTTGGACAGTCTGAGGCGCAGACCAAGGCCATACTCGCCTCGACGATAGGTAAAGTTCTCGTCATTGACGAGGCATACGGGCTGCAAGGTGCCGGGGGTGCCGATGGCTCGCATGTAGCCGACCCATATAGGACTGCTGTCGTGGACACCATTGTGGCCGAGGTTCAAAATGTGCCCGGCGAAGACAGATGTGTTATACTTCTGGGATACAAGGAACAAATGGAGGAAATGTTCCAAAATGTTAATCCAGGGCTCAGTCGCCGCTTCGCCATCGACTCGCCATTCATATTCCAAgactttgacgacgatgccCTATCACGAATCCTGGATTTGAAGCTCAAAGATGGTGGATTCCAGGCAACTGCGCAGGCCAAGCGAGTTGCGCTGGACATTCTTTCCCGGGAGCGTAACCGTCCGAATTTTGGCAATGCTGGTGCCATAGACAACTTATTGAGTAAAGCAAAAGGCGGCTATCAGAAGCGGATTTCCGCGGGAAAAGCGAAAAGAAGCCAATTGGAGGCAGTCGACTTTGATGACAACTTTGACCGCCGGAGCGCAACTGATGTAGAGGAACTCTTTGCAGGGGATATCGGACGCGAAAAGGTCATTTCACTACTCAAAAATATCCAGGATAGATTCAGGCAGCTCAAGAGCCTGGGAATggatgtcgacgaggaaatcCCATTCAACTTTTTATTTCGAGGTCCCCCAGGCACCGgaaagacgatgacggcaagGAAGTTTGGCAAGTTGTACTACGACATGGGATTCCTCAGCAAGGCCGAGGTGGTCGAATGCTCAGCAACAGACCTCATTGGCCAGTACGTTGGACATACCGGTCCAAAAGTCCACAAGGTTTTGAACAATGCGCTCGGAAAAGTCTTGTTCATCGACGAGGCCTACCGACTCGCAGGGCACGGCTTCGCAAAGGAAGCAGTTGACGAGCTCGTGGACTCGGTCACCAAAGAAAAGTACAAAGGCAAGCTCATCATAATCCTGGCCGGCTACGTCAAAGACATCAACAATCTTTTGTCTGCGAATCCTGGGATGACGAGCCGATTCCCCGAGACGATAGACTTTGACCCGCTCAGCGCTGAGGACTGCCTCAAGCTGCTCACAAGCTCGCTGGCCAAGAGGAAGGCAGACATTGAGCGAAAAGGAAAACTGCTAGACTTGTCCTGCTTGCAATACCCATCCGAAGATTTTGAAAGGAACATTCTGGACTTGTTTCGGTCACTCTCAGGGGTCGAGGGATGGGCCAGCGCGAGGGATGTTAAGCAGCTTGCCAAGGACATCTTTCGCAATGTAGATCTTTCTTCTCCGTCATTAAAAGTCGAGCAAGATGAGGTCAGCGAAGCGCTTAACACCATGCTCCTGAAACGCTCAAAAATGGaacaagatgctgcggcgACAGACTTGAGCCTGGACTTGGCGAACCTCCAACTGCGCGAGGGTTCGCGACCACCCTTGCCCTCCCAGAGCAATATATCTACCAAATCCCAGCAAGAAGAGCGCACAAACAAGACAGATGACGTGGTCAGTACGGAGGAGCCCGACCAAGACAAATCGGCCTGCGATGGCCTGGGCATTCGGGACGCTGGTGTAAGAGATGAGGTTTGGGAACAGCTTCAGCAAGATTGGGCCGAGGAGCAACGCCGCGAGGCAGAGTATCGCGAATTAAAAGAGGCGCAGAAATCTGCTACAGACGAGAATCGGGAGCGCATTGTGCGGCAGTTgatagaagaagaaaaacgtAGGAAAGAAGAGGCGGCTATGAAGGCAAGATTAATGGCTCTTGGAAGATGTCCCGTTGGCTATCACTGGATTAAGCAAAGCGGTGGTTACAGATGCGCTGGGGGTTCCCATTACATGTCAGATGCGGATATTAATGCCCTTTGAGCAGTGCAGGGGAATATGATGGTAGATTTGCACTAGGATTTTAttgtttattattttttttttgacgCTCTTCCCAGTCCGGTATCCGACCAAGGATTTTGCAAAGATGATTCATCACGCAGTCTTTGGATATGTGTCGCTGCGACTCATGAGAGAATATAGCATGGTAATTTGCATTCGCAATGACACTGCTTTGCAGAAACGACGAATAGGGAATGCTCGCCGTGGAAGTACCCATAGATGTCATGTACTATGTATTTTATAGCAGGCCTACTAGAGATTGATCAGCTATTTACATACTGGCACTAGGACAGACACGTATAATCCAAAGGGATTGCTAAAGCAAATAGCGAGGACAGAGAAGAACAACAACCACAGCCCGAATCGCAGACATTGCCAAGCTCTACGTCACGAATACATGGCCGACTACAAGTTCCGCCGCACATGGTTCGGGTGTGTGGTGAGGGAACTAGTGGCAATCTTAATTCGACATGTTCGTATTTAACCTAGTTCTTTTATTCTCCAACCTATCCAAATACTAATGGAAGCACTACATCAGGGTAGGGCCTAGTAAAGACGACGCAATATGGCTGGTCGTGCCTAAGCCATATATCCGTAACAGACCACGTAAAACACCATGAATACCCGCATCGCGATGCATTAGACGCTAGCAAACTAGCAGCCAAATGGTAAACACTATCTGTTCGTTAACACCGTGTGCTAGTTTCGCCTCATCCCGGAGGATGAGCTGTGTATGTACCAATACCAAATATACAAGGAGCTCGATGTCTTAAGCTGTGGATGGGACACCCGCCACAGCCTCCATCGCTCCTTCGGTCCCACTTCAATGTattacccgttggcaactaagtggacttTTACTTAGTTAGCCACAAAATTCTAAGACAGCCATGAAAGTCTAAGATAACTAGtacttacttttaattaaaatataatattaaaaaaactattaaattagctataagaaaagctataaaaaaagctaaaagaactaaaaaagcttataaagccAAGGCTACCAAGTAAATTTATATTGgcggttttacctcttctAGAGgggtaattaatttatatataaaagtcTAGGTAAAGCTTATCCTGGCC
The DNA window shown above is from Metarhizium brunneum chromosome 1, complete sequence and carries:
- the Znfx1_2 gene encoding NFX1-type zinc finger-containing protein 1, encoding MASGELASGRAKKLIERFKNNIEGKSTISTNQDANHFLEATDILCRCKTPAFYVESIISSAKGVETLGSVVRSDLSTGFISSVMTMLMKHLSNPMVKTINSGHFLQRILFAVLCPPTFWSAVLKHQQSTGFSVGEVETFAWLCLEIVSMKSPELDTLYGDVGALMDSQSLIRAASHPVRKLAYRIEKILKLHSIAATATTGHGPGGRHDNDFLDFRAISIYPTADEVRSMDEPFLQRLDDVFDVPRESRSATYLSWLYRLLREDMLADMRDNLAIAWGQRKGRRKPPRLGGLSLVGFGDGSKTRVNPLALQLQCEDGIVFPRSIDQRDRKTFLEGSGKSFMKNNSIGVLCRNNDIIAFGCLIRNVDLLLKKTPTVVIKFINVEALKNSLEALLHPMKGELQFHVVDTATFAYEPILQRLKEIYEIPLEDMVLDPKSATSLYQPPEKLSQLLRQLRAALDKQQEVNLSSFGHIGGSIRVSGAQLESLINGLENCVGQIQGPPGTGKSFIGALISRIILKLTNYRILVLSYTNHALDQFLEDLLDIGVSERDMVRIGSKSTTRTEPLRLETLCKQPAFRFSFEVNATIRKYKSEASDVNERLVDVGEKLATAYVDPDDILTLLEFSEDATPFWPAFQVPKQDDGFELMGKNNKPIRAGEILELWVQGQDSGVVRALLASMDPASRSVWSIPISSRTEFLNQWCSKVRHDQTQEFASLAEMSSRIQREIDSLYNESKRKVLRSKRVIGCTTTAAAMYQSIIESAQPDMVLVEEAGEILEAHIITALSSSVKQLVLIGDHKQLRPKVNNYTLTVEKGEGFNLNMSMFERLIHQGHSYTTLREQHRSHPEISHFVRRLAYEHLENNPKTLEREKVRGLKGRVIFVHHEHQEEKLADVADRQLGESKKNAFEAEMVLKMVRYLSQQGYKSKHMVVLTPYLGQLSLLRQKLSRDHDPWLNDLDSYELTRAGLMTQAAAKVNKQPLRLSTIDNYQGEESDIVIASLTRSNSSGDIGFMAAPERLVVLMSRARNCAVLFGNMHTFTKSKKGGELWGDFFQALKEKECLFDGVPVYCERHPDREALLKSANDFDQHCPDGGCSEPCGKPLSCGKHACDLRCHRAIDHSQFPCNKRVSHTCVRGHKSKILCSTKVEGCKSCAREDEEIRRRAAQDLKLEIMRQEKQAAYASELQKIGDEIDHYERVLAYKREEQTQQAQLEEKKAKLKGLKAAQERREAVESSKKAQARKDQPRTGNSKNSGSKLKSQAQQEWEWMKEHGEPSNEALNKLMDLIGLETVKEEFLAVKSNIDTKIRQELSLSEERLSCSLLGNPGTGKTTVARLWAEFLACTGALPGDGFKETSGSKLANMGVSGCEKLLEDLKDNGGGVLFIDEAYQLSSGNSPGGKAVLDYLLAEVENLRGKVSFVIAGYDKQMETFFAHNPGFPSRFPIQMRFNDYSDDELLQILQRQVDRKYKGRMAIEDGPDGLYFRIAARRIGRGRGKEGFGNARAVENVLAQMGKRQSTRLRQARRSGAKPDDHFLTKEDIIGPEPSATLVNCKAWQRLNEMIGLAEVKQEVRVLLDSLTTNYQRELEEEPLMSFSLNRVFIGSPGTGKTTVAKLYGKILASLGMLSNGEVVVKTPADFIGSVLGQSEAQTKAILASTIGKVLVIDEAYGLQGAGGADGSHVADPYRTAVVDTIVAEVQNVPGEDRCVILLGYKEQMEEMFQNVNPGLSRRFAIDSPFIFQDFDDDALSRILDLKLKDGGFQATAQAKRVALDILSRERNRPNFGNAGAIDNLLSKAKGGYQKRISAGKAKRSQLEAVDFDDNFDRRSATDVEELFAGDIGREKVISLLKNIQDRFRQLKSLGMDVDEEIPFNFLFRGPPGTGKTMTARKFGKLYYDMGFLSKAEVVECSATDLIGQYVGHTGPKVHKVLNNALGKVLFIDEAYRLAGHGFAKEAVDELVDSVTKEKYKGKLIIILAGYVKDINNLLSANPGMTSRFPETIDFDPLSAEDCLKLLTSSLAKRKADIERKGKLLDLSCLQYPSEDFERNILDLFRSLSGVEGWASARDVKQLAKDIFRNVDLSSPSLKVEQDEVSEALNTMLLKRSKMEQDAAATDLSLDLANLQLREGSRPPLPSQSNISTKSQQEERTNKTDDVVSTEEPDQDKSACDGLGIRDAGVRDEVWEQLQQDWAEEQRREAEYRELKEAQKSATDENRERIVRQLIEEEKRRKEEAAMKARLMALGRCPVGYHWIKQSGGYRCAGGSHYMSDADINAL